The following coding sequences are from one Capsicum annuum cultivar UCD-10X-F1 chromosome 3, UCD10Xv1.1, whole genome shotgun sequence window:
- the LOC107864454 gene encoding oil body-associated protein 1A encodes MEGINVSKHVEVPGDPTKTGTAILETATATIQGFGPINKIHQHLCAFHFYGHDMTRQVEAHHFCGHQNEEFRQCLIYDRPDADGRLIGLEYIISEDLFLTLPDDEKKFWHSHLYEVKSGVLFMPGVPGPIQRQDHEKVAKTYGKVIHFWQVDRGDTLPLGIPQVMMALTRDGQLDQNLAQDVEKRFGVSFDEEREKRAYMEGPAHGIHPLANAAGKGIHTVLREVDCKPVESVPKVFV; translated from the exons ATGGAAGGAATAAATGTATCAAAACATGTAGAGGTACCAGGTGACCCAACAAAGACAGGAACAGCAATTCTGGAGACAGCAACTGCTACTATACAAGGATTTGGTCCTATTAACAAGATTCATCAGCATCTTTGCGC GTTCCATTTCTATGGACACGACATGACACGCCAAGTCGAGGCACACCACTTCTGTGGGCACCAAAATGAGGAGTTCAGGCAGTGTCTCATTTACGACAGGCCTGATGCCGATGGACGGCTTATCGGGCTCGAGTACATTATATCAGAAGATCTGTTCTTGACATTGCCAGATGACGAAAAGAAATTCTGGCATTCCCATTTGTACGAGGTGAAGAGCGGTGTCCTCTTCATGCCCGGCGTTCCAGGGCCTATTCAACGACAAGATCACGAGAAAGTTGCGAAAACGTATGGAAAAGTAATACATTTCTGGCAGGTTGATAGAGGTGACACACTTCCTTTGGGAATTCCTCAAGTTATGATGGCTCTCACTAGAGATGGTCAACTCGATCAGAATCTTGCTCAAG ATGTGGAGAAGCGTTTTGGAGTATCATTTgatgaagaaagagagaagagagcaTACATGGAAGGTCCTGCCCATGGCATTCATCCACTTGCTAATGCTGCTGGCAAAGGCATTCACACTGTGCTCAGAGAAGTTGATTGCAAGCCTGTCGAGTCTGTCCCTAAAGTTTTTGTTTAA
- the LOC107866547 gene encoding uncharacterized protein LOC107866547 — protein MNSQEIQEPNSTQTQSVEISIQNLIKSWSKRQRWNFFIMNNPSQQPTKQQWRTNLIKFLESIQLRIFTIMLLIIDLVFTSLELSSSLISCPRNRNAKNQEMKEIWYHWAGIGILGLLFLKSIGLVIGLGSAFFRRPGYLLDSIVVMVALFLEVYLEKKEGGLLLVVSLWRVVRVVESAFELSDEAIEAQIEDIVCQFDELKEENRRLMDSVVEKNREIEILQEELDHYKKSTNY, from the exons atgaactctcaagaaatccaagaaccaaATTCTACACAAACCCAAagtgttgaaatatcaatacaaaaCCTAATCAAAAGTTGGAGCAAAAGGCAAAGATGGAATTTCTTTATCATGAATAATCCTTCACAACAACCAACAAAGCAACAATGGAGAACAAATTTAATCAAGTTTTTAGAATCCATACAACTTAGAATATTTACAATTATGTTACTCATAATTGATCTTGTTTTCACAAGTCTTGAACTCTCCTCTTCTTTGATCTCTTGCCCGCGAAATCGCAACGCgaaaaatcaagaaatgaaaGAGATTTGGTATCATTGGGCAG GTATAGGGATCCTGGGATTGCTATTTCTGAAGAGTATAGGCCTTGTTATAGGTCTAGGAAGTGCGTTTTTTAGGAGGCCAGGGTACTTGCTAGATAGCATCGTAGTTATGGTGGCATTATTTCTCGaagtttatttggaaaaaaaggaAGGAGGATTACTTCTTGTTGTTAGCCTATGGAGAgttgttagagttgttgaaagtgCTTTTGAGTTAAGTGATGAAGCAATTGAAGCACAAATTGAAGATATTGTTTGCcaatttgatgaattgaaagaGGAAAATAGAAGATTGATGGATAGTGTTGTTGAGAAAAATAGGGAAATTGAAATACTTCAAGAAGAGTTGGATCATTACAAAAAATCAACTAATTACTAG